The following coding sequences lie in one Alicyclobacillus curvatus genomic window:
- the ruvX gene encoding Holliday junction resolvase RuvX, translating to MGRILAIDYGTVRIGLALSDPSGFLAQSLDVLKRRSDDDAIMRIAEIAREREASEMVVGLPLNMNGSEGEKADICRAFAAKLEERTGLPVHLFDERLTTVAAQRTLIEQDVRRSKRKQVVDAVAATVLLQTYLDFRNRDSRKQ from the coding sequence ATGGGCAGAATTCTCGCGATTGATTATGGGACCGTTCGGATTGGACTGGCGCTGTCTGATCCGAGCGGGTTTCTCGCGCAGAGTCTCGATGTCCTCAAACGGCGATCCGATGACGACGCCATTATGCGCATCGCTGAGATTGCCAGAGAGCGTGAGGCCAGCGAGATGGTGGTTGGATTGCCGCTGAACATGAACGGATCGGAAGGCGAGAAAGCAGACATCTGTCGCGCCTTTGCAGCAAAGTTGGAAGAGCGAACAGGTCTGCCCGTCCACCTGTTTGACGAACGACTGACCACGGTGGCAGCACAGCGTACGCTGATTGAGCAGGATGTCAGGCGAAGCAAGAGAAAGCAGGTCGTGGACGCGGTCGCGGCAACAGTCTTATTGCAGACCTACCTGGACTTTCGCAACCGGGATTCGCGCAAGCAATAG
- a CDS encoding IreB family regulatory phosphoprotein, which translates to MRYEPRVENETARKAFQLAYRALIEKGYNPVYQIAGYLISGDPAYITNHLEARNTIRRIERDELIEELVRSYAEQHGQNSRD; encoded by the coding sequence ATGCGCTACGAACCTAGGGTTGAGAATGAAACTGCAAGAAAAGCGTTCCAACTGGCGTATCGAGCGTTGATAGAAAAAGGTTACAACCCGGTGTATCAGATTGCGGGTTACTTAATTTCAGGAGATCCGGCGTATATCACGAACCATCTCGAGGCGCGCAATACCATTCGGCGGATTGAGCGCGATGAACTGATTGAGGAACTGGTTCGTTCCTACGCGGAGCAGCATGGGCAGAATTCTCGCGATTGA
- the mltG gene encoding endolytic transglycosylase MltG — protein MKDEIPKGTLKRNWQRYIRKLTAVSASLALGAIVLVGLWAYVAYQPPAAKNKGLSRVVIARGESVKDISRQLEQAGLIKNASIFRAYVRLSHTASSLQAGMYDVQRGAKISEMVSQFKRGDVVRSTVKVTVPEGYTVMQIGDRLAANHVCSKQAFLKAVQEGTFTQWFVSSLPKSKDIKSRFEGYLFPDTYEFVQGEAAHDVVNTMLQDFQEHIDAANVTHTLKDERAALPALITEASLIEKEAKVESDRPLIASVIQNRLKKNMKLQIDATIQYILGHREIVTDKDLKVKEPYNTYLYYGLPPGPIASPGLTSIMAALHPAKSTYLYYVAKYDGSGTSYFSSTEAQHLRNVRQSEANFKHGGSS, from the coding sequence TTGAAGGATGAAATACCGAAGGGGACCTTAAAGCGCAATTGGCAGCGCTACATTCGCAAGCTAACTGCGGTGTCGGCAAGCCTTGCACTGGGTGCGATTGTCCTCGTGGGCCTGTGGGCTTATGTTGCGTACCAACCTCCCGCTGCCAAGAACAAAGGACTCTCGCGTGTCGTCATAGCACGCGGTGAAAGCGTGAAAGACATCAGTCGGCAGTTGGAGCAAGCCGGCTTGATTAAGAATGCGTCTATCTTTCGAGCGTATGTTCGTCTGTCTCATACGGCATCGTCGCTTCAAGCGGGGATGTACGATGTTCAGCGAGGCGCAAAGATATCAGAGATGGTGTCGCAGTTCAAACGGGGGGATGTGGTTCGCAGCACGGTCAAGGTGACGGTACCGGAGGGGTACACGGTCATGCAGATTGGTGACAGGCTGGCGGCGAATCACGTTTGTTCGAAGCAGGCATTTTTGAAGGCTGTCCAGGAAGGCACGTTTACGCAGTGGTTCGTATCATCGTTGCCGAAGAGCAAAGATATCAAGTCTCGCTTTGAGGGGTATTTGTTCCCTGATACATACGAATTTGTCCAAGGTGAGGCTGCACACGACGTTGTCAACACGATGCTTCAAGACTTCCAGGAGCACATCGATGCTGCAAACGTGACGCATACCCTGAAGGACGAACGAGCGGCACTGCCTGCGCTCATCACCGAGGCGTCACTGATTGAGAAGGAAGCCAAGGTGGAGAGTGATAGGCCGCTCATCGCCAGCGTCATCCAAAACCGCCTGAAAAAGAACATGAAGCTTCAAATCGACGCCACCATTCAATACATCCTTGGCCACAGGGAGATTGTGACCGACAAAGACCTGAAAGTGAAAGAGCCGTACAATACCTACCTGTATTACGGGTTGCCGCCGGGCCCGATTGCGAGTCCAGGGTTGACTTCCATCATGGCTGCCCTGCATCCGGCCAAGAGCACATATCTCTATTACGTCGCAAAATATGACGGGTCTGGGACAAGCTACTTCTCTTCCACGGAAGCCCAGCATCTGCGCAACGTCCGGCAGAGTGAAGCGAATTTCAAACACGGTGGCAGTTCTTAG